The following are encoded together in the Raineyella sp. LH-20 genome:
- the gatC gene encoding Asp-tRNA(Asn)/Glu-tRNA(Gln) amidotransferase subunit GatC has protein sequence MRSPDPRSSTVALSQDEVAKLAQLARIDLSPEELAHLAPQLDVILEAVARVTDVATDDVAPTSHPVPMTNVFRADEVHDSLPVEEVLAMAPDREDDRFRVPRILGEEQ, from the coding sequence ATGAGATCCCCGGACCCAAGGAGTAGCACCGTGGCGTTGAGCCAAGACGAGGTCGCGAAGCTGGCACAGCTGGCCCGCATCGACCTCTCCCCGGAGGAGCTGGCCCATCTGGCCCCCCAGCTGGACGTGATCCTCGAGGCGGTCGCCCGGGTGACCGACGTGGCCACCGATGACGTCGCGCCCACCTCCCACCCGGTCCCGATGACGAATGTCTTCCGGGCCGACGAGGTGCACGACTCGCTGCCTGTGGAGGAGGTCCTGGCGATGGCGCCGGACCGGGAGGACGACCGTTTCCGGGTCCCGCGGATCCTGGGAGAGGAGCAGTGA
- a CDS encoding anthranilate synthase component I, with amino-acid sequence MSELPISPSPEGFREQARTSRVIPVWTKVLADTETPVGLYAALARDEPHTFLFESAEDGVFSRWSIIGVRSGATLTERDGRAVWTGRPPVGLPTEGEPLEVLRESLRVLRTGRPEGLPPFVNGFVGYLGYDIVRRLELLPDENVDDLQVPELVMMLATDLAVLDHRTGELWLIANAINHDATDERVDEAYADAVARVRAMAGRLAEPAQPLVRAVDDSVSAPEVIEQRTPEQFEAAVEAAVEEIRAGEVFQVVVSQRFDICTQADPLDVYRVLRRINPSPYLYLLRLDGFDIVGSSPEALVTVTDREAVTHPIAGTRPRGRTPAEDVALEQELLADEKERAEHVMLVDLGRNDLGRVSVPGTVTVIEFMKVRRYSHVMHLEAGVTGRLRDDVDAVQAVLSCFPAGTLSGAPKVRAMEIIDDLEVSRRGVYGGVVGYFDFAGNADVAIAIRTALMKDGTAYVQSGAGIVADSVPANENQECRNKAMAVVRAIATADAWRGLGGAPA; translated from the coding sequence ATGAGTGAGCTGCCGATCAGTCCGAGCCCCGAAGGTTTCCGCGAGCAGGCCCGGACCAGCCGGGTCATCCCGGTGTGGACGAAGGTGCTCGCCGACACCGAGACCCCGGTCGGTCTCTACGCCGCGCTGGCCCGCGACGAGCCGCACACGTTCCTCTTCGAGTCCGCCGAGGATGGCGTCTTCTCCCGCTGGTCGATCATCGGGGTCCGTAGCGGCGCGACGCTGACCGAACGCGACGGCCGTGCGGTCTGGACCGGCCGGCCGCCGGTCGGCCTGCCGACCGAGGGCGAGCCGCTGGAGGTGCTGCGGGAGTCCCTCCGGGTGCTGCGCACCGGCCGGCCCGAGGGGCTGCCGCCGTTCGTCAACGGCTTCGTCGGCTACCTCGGCTACGACATCGTGCGCCGCCTGGAGCTGCTGCCCGACGAGAACGTCGACGACCTGCAGGTGCCCGAACTGGTGATGATGCTGGCCACCGATCTGGCGGTGCTCGACCACCGCACCGGCGAACTGTGGTTGATCGCCAACGCGATCAACCACGACGCGACCGACGAGCGGGTCGACGAGGCGTACGCCGACGCGGTGGCGCGGGTGCGGGCGATGGCCGGTCGGCTGGCCGAGCCCGCGCAGCCGCTGGTCCGGGCGGTGGACGACTCGGTCAGCGCACCCGAGGTGATCGAGCAGCGTACGCCGGAGCAGTTCGAGGCGGCGGTCGAGGCAGCCGTCGAGGAGATCCGGGCCGGCGAGGTCTTCCAGGTGGTGGTCTCGCAGCGCTTCGACATCTGCACCCAGGCCGACCCACTGGACGTCTACCGGGTGCTGCGCCGGATCAACCCCAGCCCCTACCTCTACCTGCTACGGCTGGACGGCTTCGACATCGTCGGGTCCAGCCCGGAGGCGCTGGTCACCGTCACCGATCGGGAGGCGGTCACCCACCCGATCGCCGGCACCCGGCCCCGGGGGCGCACGCCCGCCGAGGACGTCGCCCTGGAACAGGAGCTGCTGGCCGACGAGAAGGAACGTGCCGAGCACGTCATGCTGGTCGACCTGGGCCGCAACGACCTGGGCCGGGTGAGCGTGCCGGGCACCGTCACGGTGATCGAGTTCATGAAGGTCCGCCGCTACTCGCACGTGATGCACCTGGAGGCCGGCGTCACCGGGCGGCTGCGCGACGATGTCGACGCGGTCCAGGCGGTGCTGTCCTGCTTTCCGGCCGGGACACTGTCCGGGGCGCCGAAGGTGCGGGCGATGGAGATCATCGACGACCTGGAGGTGAGCCGGCGCGGGGTGTACGGCGGGGTGGTCGGCTACTTCGACTTCGCCGGCAACGCGGACGTGGCGATCGCGATCCGTACGGCCCTGATGAAGGACGGCACGGCGTACGTGCAGTCCGGTGCGGGGATCGTCGCCGACTCGGTCCCGGCCAACGAAAACCAGGAGTGCCGCAACAAGGCGATGGCCGTGGTCCGGGCGATCGCCACCGCCGATGCCTGGCGCGGACTGGGCGGGGCCCCGGCATGA
- the gatA gene encoding Asp-tRNA(Asn)/Glu-tRNA(Gln) amidotransferase subunit GatA: MDASTLITASATDLAAAIAGGEVSSVEVTRTHLDRIAAVDGVVHAFLSVDEEGALAQAAAVDARIAAGEQVGPLAGVPLALKDVLAQKGIPTTAGSKILEGWRPPYHATVTQRLLDAGIVILGKTNLDEFAMGSSTENSAYGPTNNPWDLTRVPGGSGGGSAAALAAFEAPLAIGTDTGGSIRQPAAFTGTVGVKPTYGGTSRYGQIALASSLDQPGPCGRTVLDTALLHEVIAGHDPKDQTSLDAPVPPVVAAARAGDVKGLRIGVVKELGGEGYAPEVEANFRATVDLLSGLGAEIVEVSCPHFEYALAAYYLILPSEASSNLARFDAMRYGLRLGDDGTRSTEQVMALSREAGFGAEVKRRIILGTYALSAGYRDAFYGSAQKVRTLVQQDFTAAFARADVLVSPTTPTAAFRLGERVDDPMAMYLNDLCTIPTNLAGNAAGSFPTGLTTDGLPIGFHVMAPHQADDRLYRVGAALERTLTDRWGGSLLDRVPVLAPTATTTEVTR; this comes from the coding sequence ATGGACGCCAGCACGCTGATCACGGCGAGCGCGACCGACCTGGCCGCAGCGATCGCCGGCGGGGAGGTCTCCAGCGTCGAGGTCACCCGCACCCACCTGGACCGGATCGCCGCCGTCGACGGGGTGGTGCACGCCTTCCTCAGCGTCGATGAGGAGGGTGCCCTCGCCCAGGCCGCGGCCGTCGACGCCCGGATCGCCGCCGGAGAGCAGGTCGGCCCGCTTGCCGGTGTGCCGCTCGCCCTGAAGGACGTCCTCGCCCAGAAGGGCATCCCGACGACCGCCGGGTCGAAGATCCTCGAGGGCTGGCGCCCGCCGTACCACGCCACGGTGACCCAGCGTCTGCTGGACGCCGGCATCGTCATCCTCGGCAAGACCAACCTGGACGAGTTCGCGATGGGCTCCTCCACGGAGAACTCGGCGTACGGGCCGACGAACAACCCGTGGGACCTCACCCGGGTGCCGGGCGGTTCGGGGGGCGGCTCGGCCGCGGCGCTGGCGGCGTTCGAGGCGCCGCTGGCGATCGGCACCGACACCGGCGGCTCGATCCGCCAGCCGGCCGCCTTCACCGGCACCGTCGGGGTGAAGCCGACCTACGGCGGCACCTCCCGCTACGGTCAGATCGCGCTGGCCTCCAGTCTCGACCAGCCCGGCCCGTGCGGTCGTACGGTCCTCGACACAGCGCTGCTGCACGAGGTGATCGCCGGCCACGATCCGAAGGACCAGACCTCGCTGGACGCCCCGGTGCCGCCGGTGGTGGCAGCCGCCCGGGCGGGCGACGTGAAGGGCCTGCGGATCGGTGTGGTGAAGGAGTTGGGCGGCGAGGGCTACGCGCCCGAGGTCGAGGCAAACTTCCGCGCCACCGTGGACCTGCTGTCCGGCCTGGGCGCCGAGATCGTCGAGGTGTCCTGCCCACACTTCGAGTACGCCCTCGCGGCCTACTACCTCATCCTGCCGAGCGAGGCCTCCTCCAACCTGGCCCGCTTCGACGCGATGCGCTACGGCCTGCGGCTCGGGGACGACGGCACCCGCTCCACCGAGCAGGTGATGGCGCTGTCGCGCGAGGCCGGGTTCGGCGCCGAGGTGAAGCGGCGGATCATCCTCGGCACGTACGCCCTGTCGGCCGGCTATCGCGACGCCTTCTACGGCTCCGCGCAGAAGGTCCGCACCCTGGTCCAGCAGGACTTCACCGCCGCGTTTGCCCGGGCGGACGTCCTCGTCTCGCCGACCACGCCGACCGCGGCCTTCCGGTTGGGGGAGCGGGTCGACGATCCGATGGCGATGTACCTCAACGACTTGTGCACCATCCCGACGAACCTGGCCGGCAACGCCGCCGGGTCGTTCCCCACCGGGCTGACCACCGACGGCCTGCCGATCGGCTTCCATGTGATGGCGCCCCACCAGGCCGACGACCGGCTCTACCGGGTCGGCGCCGCGCTGGAACGTACGCTGACCGACCGCTGGGGCGGTTCGCTGCTCGACCGTGTCCCGGTGCTCGCCCCGACCGCAACGACGACGGAGGTCACCCGATGA
- the hisI gene encoding phosphoribosyl-AMP cyclohydrolase, with protein sequence MATDPILPAEVAALLTRTPDGLVPAIAQDATDGRVLMMAWMNDEALALTLTTGRATYWSRSRRTLWVKGEESGHRQWVRRVELDCDGDTLLLQVEQEGAACHLGTRSCFDTHLLDARVIDLHGPGDSDE encoded by the coding sequence ATGGCGACCGATCCCATCCTCCCCGCGGAGGTCGCGGCACTGCTCACCCGCACTCCAGACGGCCTCGTCCCGGCGATCGCCCAGGACGCGACCGACGGCCGGGTGCTGATGATGGCCTGGATGAACGACGAGGCGCTCGCCCTCACCCTGACCACCGGACGCGCTACGTACTGGTCGCGTAGCCGGCGCACGCTGTGGGTCAAGGGGGAGGAGAGCGGCCACCGGCAGTGGGTGCGCCGGGTGGAGCTCGACTGCGACGGCGACACCTTGCTGTTGCAGGTCGAGCAGGAGGGCGCGGCCTGCCACCTCGGCACCCGGTCCTGTTTCGACACCCATCTCCTCGACGCCCGCGTCATCGACCTGCACGGCCCCGGGGACTCCGATGAGTGA
- a CDS encoding amino acid-binding protein, producing MPDRPGALGAVASAVGLVGCDIKAIEIVESRDGHGIDDFMLEIPTGVLPDTVVSACQEITGVEVLWISRHYDGGTLQSDLETLEQMTRDPEHAAEVLVDSAPAVFHCQWSVLVEREADAAVTYATPMAPDLDADVLGRVGDLTKAGSAEMSAGWVPAWSDTALAWAPIGTDRAILVGRTGGPVWLPSEIARLRHLSALAD from the coding sequence ATGCCCGACCGACCCGGTGCCCTCGGCGCCGTCGCCTCCGCCGTCGGCCTCGTCGGCTGCGACATCAAGGCGATCGAGATCGTGGAGAGCCGTGACGGCCACGGCATCGACGACTTCATGCTGGAGATCCCGACCGGCGTGCTGCCCGACACCGTGGTCAGCGCCTGCCAGGAGATCACCGGGGTCGAGGTGCTGTGGATCTCGCGGCACTACGACGGCGGCACCCTGCAGAGCGACCTGGAGACGCTGGAGCAGATGACGCGCGATCCCGAGCACGCCGCCGAGGTGCTGGTCGACAGCGCCCCCGCCGTCTTCCACTGCCAGTGGAGCGTGCTGGTCGAGCGGGAGGCGGACGCCGCCGTCACGTACGCCACGCCGATGGCGCCCGACCTGGACGCCGACGTGCTGGGACGGGTCGGCGACCTCACGAAGGCCGGGTCGGCGGAGATGTCGGCCGGGTGGGTGCCGGCCTGGAGCGACACGGCCCTGGCCTGGGCGCCGATCGGCACCGACCGCGCCATCCTGGTCGGTCGGACCGGCGGGCCGGTCTGGCTGCCCTCCGAGATCGCACGGCTGCGCCACCTCTCGGCCCTGGCCGACTGA
- the ligA gene encoding NAD-dependent DNA ligase LigA — protein sequence MTEQRPDPAATADEDARERHEVLAGEIVDHRHRYYVLDAPTISDGEFDALLRELEALEERYPELRTPDSPTQQVGVAPSVAFAPVVHLQPMTSLDNVFSQEELFAWVDRTIDRLGERPGAGAFVCELKIDGLAVDLVYENGALVRAATRGDGKVGEDVTANVRRIEAIPQTLASRDGHPVPALLEIRGEVYLSLEQFRRINEELVEAGRAPFANPRNSAAGSLRQKDPNVTASRRLGFTAHGWGATSDEPGTRLELARQSHAYEVLADFGLPVSQYSRVVDTTEEIWAFVEEVAARRHDFVHEIDGAVVKIDERGLQDRLGFTSRAPRWAIAYKYPPEEVTTTLLDIRVNVGRTGRVTPYAVMEPVLVAGSTVAQATLHNATEVVRKGVLIGDTVVLRKAGDVIPEVLGPVVELRDGTERAFVMPTHCPECGTALAYEKDGDADIRCPNQRSCPAQLRERLFHLASRDALDIEVLGWQGADALLAAGLLTDEGDLFDLTAEDLAGTAFFTRASRAKERAAGAGARVLSANGEKLLANLEAAKTRPWAKYLVALSIRHVAKGNAPDIAAAFPTVEALRDASEEDLAAVEGVGPSIAAAIRDWFATDWRADIIRKWQAAGCVLGTYGAPVAAAEPEMAQTLAGLTVVVTGTMPGYSRDGAQEAIVARGAKAAGSVSKKTDFVVVGEGAGSKAEKARTLGRPIIAAEDFQRFLDEGPDGVTHPAE from the coding sequence GTGACCGAACAGCGCCCCGACCCCGCAGCCACCGCCGACGAGGACGCCCGGGAGCGTCATGAGGTCCTCGCCGGCGAGATCGTCGACCATCGTCACCGCTACTACGTGCTGGACGCGCCGACCATCTCGGACGGCGAATTCGACGCGTTGCTGCGTGAGCTCGAGGCGTTGGAGGAGCGCTATCCGGAGTTGCGGACCCCGGACTCGCCGACCCAGCAGGTGGGGGTGGCCCCGTCGGTGGCCTTCGCGCCGGTGGTGCACCTGCAGCCGATGACCAGCCTGGACAACGTCTTCAGCCAGGAGGAGCTGTTCGCCTGGGTGGACCGTACGATCGACCGGCTGGGGGAGCGGCCCGGGGCCGGGGCCTTCGTCTGCGAACTGAAGATCGACGGCCTGGCGGTCGATCTGGTCTATGAGAACGGTGCGCTGGTCCGCGCCGCCACCCGCGGTGACGGGAAGGTCGGCGAGGACGTCACGGCCAACGTCCGGCGGATCGAGGCGATCCCGCAGACCCTGGCCAGCCGCGACGGGCACCCGGTGCCGGCACTGCTGGAGATCCGCGGCGAGGTCTACCTCTCGCTGGAGCAGTTCCGGCGGATCAATGAGGAACTGGTCGAGGCCGGCCGGGCGCCGTTCGCCAACCCGCGCAACAGTGCGGCCGGGTCGCTGCGGCAGAAGGACCCGAACGTCACCGCGTCGCGCCGGCTCGGCTTCACCGCCCACGGCTGGGGCGCCACCTCCGACGAGCCGGGCACCCGGCTGGAGCTGGCCCGGCAGTCGCACGCGTACGAGGTGCTCGCCGACTTCGGCCTGCCGGTCAGTCAGTACTCCCGGGTGGTCGACACCACCGAGGAGATCTGGGCGTTCGTCGAGGAGGTGGCGGCGCGTCGCCACGACTTCGTCCACGAGATCGACGGTGCGGTGGTGAAGATCGACGAGCGGGGCTTGCAGGACCGGCTCGGCTTCACCTCGCGTGCCCCGCGGTGGGCGATCGCGTACAAGTACCCGCCGGAGGAGGTCACCACGACGTTGCTCGACATCCGGGTCAACGTCGGGCGGACCGGGCGGGTCACTCCGTACGCGGTGATGGAGCCGGTGCTGGTCGCGGGTTCGACCGTGGCGCAGGCGACCCTGCACAACGCCACCGAGGTGGTCCGCAAGGGCGTGCTGATCGGCGACACCGTGGTGCTGCGCAAGGCCGGCGACGTGATCCCCGAGGTGCTCGGACCGGTCGTCGAGCTGCGCGACGGCACCGAACGGGCGTTCGTGATGCCGACGCACTGTCCCGAGTGTGGCACCGCACTGGCGTACGAGAAGGACGGCGACGCCGACATCCGCTGTCCCAACCAGCGGTCCTGCCCGGCCCAGCTGCGCGAGCGGCTGTTCCACCTGGCCTCCCGCGACGCGCTGGACATCGAGGTGCTGGGCTGGCAGGGCGCCGACGCCCTGCTGGCCGCCGGGCTGCTCACCGACGAGGGGGACCTGTTCGATCTGACCGCCGAGGATCTGGCCGGCACGGCGTTCTTCACCCGTGCCAGCAGGGCCAAGGAACGGGCCGCCGGGGCCGGTGCCCGGGTGTTGTCGGCCAACGGTGAGAAGCTGCTGGCGAATCTCGAGGCGGCGAAGACCCGGCCCTGGGCGAAGTACCTGGTGGCGCTGTCGATCCGGCACGTCGCCAAGGGGAACGCGCCGGACATCGCCGCCGCCTTCCCGACCGTGGAGGCGCTGCGCGACGCCAGCGAGGAGGACCTGGCGGCCGTCGAGGGCGTCGGTCCGTCGATCGCGGCGGCGATCCGGGACTGGTTCGCCACCGATTGGCGGGCCGACATCATCCGCAAGTGGCAGGCCGCCGGCTGCGTGTTGGGGACGTACGGTGCCCCCGTGGCCGCCGCCGAGCCGGAGATGGCGCAGACCCTGGCCGGGTTGACCGTCGTGGTGACCGGCACGATGCCCGGTTACAGCCGCGACGGCGCGCAGGAAGCCATCGTCGCCCGGGGCGCGAAGGCCGCCGGGTCGGTGTCGAAGAAGACCGACTTCGTGGTGGTCGGTGAGGGCGCGGGCTCGAAGGCGGAGAAGGCTCGTACGCTCGGGCGGCCGATCATCGCGGCTGAGGACTTCCAGCGGTTCCTGGACGAGGGGCCGGACGGGGTGACGCACCCCGCCGAATAG
- the gatB gene encoding Asp-tRNA(Asn)/Glu-tRNA(Gln) amidotransferase subunit GatB produces MSEPILSYDDALEAYEPAIGLEVHVELNTASKMFCGCSTAFGAAPNTHTCPVCLGLPGSMPAINAKAVESAIRMGLALNCSIAEWCRMSRKNYFYPDMPKDYQTSQYDEPIAYDGYLDVELSDGEVFRVEIERAHMEEDAGKLTHLGGDTGRLHGADYSLLDYNRAGVPLIEIVTRPITGAGARAPEVARRYVETIRDLMRALGVSDVRMNEGSLRCDANVSLRPWGRQTLGTRTETKNINSFRSIEGAVAYEIQRQAAVLQDGGTVEQCTRNWLEHLGETSFGRSKEEAEDYRYFPEPDLVPIAPSREWVEELRATLPEHPTKRRNRLQADWGFSDLEMRDVVNADALDLVEATVTAGAPAQAARKWWTTELARRANEAGVTLDEVGVSPAQVAAVQALVDAGTINDKLARQVYDGVLAGEGEPAEVVAARGLAVVSDDGALGAAVDKAIAANPDVADKIRGGRVQAAGALIGAVMKEMRGQADAAKVREIILERLG; encoded by the coding sequence ATGAGCGAGCCGATCCTGTCCTACGACGACGCCCTCGAGGCGTACGAGCCGGCGATCGGCCTGGAGGTCCACGTCGAGCTCAACACCGCGTCGAAGATGTTCTGCGGTTGCTCCACCGCGTTCGGCGCCGCGCCGAACACCCACACCTGCCCGGTCTGCCTCGGCCTGCCGGGCTCGATGCCGGCGATCAACGCCAAGGCGGTCGAGTCGGCCATCCGGATGGGCCTGGCGCTGAACTGCTCGATCGCCGAGTGGTGTCGGATGTCGCGGAAGAACTACTTCTACCCCGACATGCCGAAGGACTACCAGACCAGCCAGTACGACGAGCCGATCGCATACGACGGTTACCTGGACGTCGAGCTGTCCGACGGCGAGGTGTTCCGGGTCGAGATCGAGCGGGCCCACATGGAGGAGGACGCCGGCAAGCTGACCCACCTGGGTGGCGACACCGGCCGGCTGCACGGTGCCGACTACTCACTGCTCGACTACAACCGGGCCGGGGTGCCGCTGATCGAGATCGTCACCCGGCCGATCACCGGCGCCGGGGCCCGGGCCCCGGAGGTCGCCCGCCGCTACGTGGAGACGATCCGGGACCTGATGCGGGCGCTCGGCGTCTCGGACGTCCGGATGAACGAGGGCTCGTTGCGCTGTGACGCCAACGTCTCGCTGCGCCCCTGGGGCCGGCAGACGCTCGGCACCCGCACCGAGACCAAGAACATCAACTCCTTCCGGTCCATCGAGGGCGCGGTGGCGTACGAGATCCAGCGGCAGGCCGCAGTGCTGCAGGACGGCGGCACCGTCGAGCAGTGCACCCGCAACTGGCTGGAGCACCTCGGCGAGACCTCCTTCGGTCGGTCCAAGGAGGAGGCGGAGGACTACCGTTACTTCCCCGAGCCCGACCTGGTGCCGATCGCACCGAGCCGGGAGTGGGTCGAGGAACTGCGGGCCACCCTGCCGGAGCACCCCACCAAGCGGCGCAACCGACTGCAGGCCGACTGGGGCTTCAGCGACCTGGAGATGCGCGACGTGGTCAACGCCGACGCGCTCGACCTGGTCGAGGCGACGGTGACTGCCGGCGCACCCGCCCAGGCCGCCCGCAAGTGGTGGACCACCGAGTTGGCCCGGCGAGCCAACGAGGCCGGCGTGACGCTCGACGAGGTCGGCGTCTCCCCGGCCCAGGTCGCCGCGGTCCAGGCGTTGGTCGACGCCGGCACCATCAACGACAAGCTGGCTCGCCAGGTGTACGACGGCGTGCTGGCCGGCGAAGGGGAGCCGGCCGAGGTGGTGGCCGCCCGTGGCCTGGCGGTCGTCTCGGACGACGGGGCGCTCGGTGCAGCGGTCGACAAGGCCATTGCCGCGAACCCGGACGTCGCCGACAAGATCCGTGGTGGCCGGGTGCAGGCGGCCGGCGCGCTGATCGGCGCAGTGATGAAGGAGATGCGTGGCCAGGCCGACGCGGCCAAGGTGCGCGAGATCATCCTCGAACGGTTGGGCTGA
- a CDS encoding Trp biosynthesis-associated membrane protein produces the protein MTARWRTVAYGALLVGTVGAFATGAQAWWQAAAGGSTAPLTGTVSSGSLSQALAVVTVAGLLLSLTLAARGRQILGAVLLLAGAGMVAVGVARPRPAADVVAEALRTVTLSVEYTLTGTAWPWIYAASGLLVALGGALLTVLAPRWETRRSRFERGAGPVDLDDATAVWKALDAGVDPTSGSALPSAEQEAPHEASPDRENQG, from the coding sequence ATGACCGCCCGCTGGCGGACCGTGGCGTACGGTGCCCTGCTGGTCGGCACCGTCGGTGCGTTCGCGACCGGCGCCCAGGCGTGGTGGCAGGCGGCGGCCGGCGGCAGCACCGCCCCGCTGACCGGCACCGTCTCCAGTGGCAGTCTCAGCCAGGCGCTGGCCGTGGTCACCGTCGCGGGTCTGCTGCTCTCCCTCACCCTCGCCGCCCGCGGCCGGCAGATCCTCGGCGCCGTGCTGTTGCTGGCCGGCGCGGGGATGGTCGCGGTGGGCGTCGCTCGGCCCCGGCCGGCCGCGGACGTGGTCGCCGAGGCACTGCGTACGGTCACCCTCTCGGTGGAGTACACCCTGACCGGCACCGCGTGGCCCTGGATCTATGCCGCCTCCGGGCTGCTGGTCGCCCTCGGCGGCGCCCTGCTGACCGTGCTCGCCCCGCGCTGGGAGACCCGCCGCTCCCGCTTCGAGCGGGGTGCCGGGCCGGTCGACCTCGACGATGCGACCGCCGTGTGGAAAGCACTGGACGCAGGCGTCGACCCGACCTCCGGTTCTGCGCTACCCTCGGCGGAGCAGGAAGCGCCCCACGAAGCGTCACCGGACAGGGAGAATCAAGGATGA
- a CDS encoding HNH endonuclease signature motif containing protein, with the protein MDEECVPALPGLADWLGLCRPPVALPVADGADLVRDGVMVVLADGEGDPVAVTAGYGLPEDPADHVGQLAEVEALIRFGEIRKLALIADLVEAAGPVDREQVVALGGEGTPVVPEFLHLEVGGALGLAPDRARLVISDALDLKWRHPRLWNQMVHGHIPVWRAVQVARRCHRLPSRVTIWIDDRIGEVVPGLSWARAQRLLEGEIAAADPATADREEQARHRRRLGVYPRPGTGGACDVFGVLDAADAVQLDRTLAVMAAQLARAGDGDDVDTRRARALGILARGGRPDQTPVVHLYVHTTPDADLARVEGHGPLGRTALAGLLTHSRVRLTRVIDHAHSVPVDAYEVPERMREQLTLAQPVEVVPYGTITARRADMDHTVPWGRGGPTSPANLGPLGRTAHRARTHGGYRLSQPRPGEWHWHTPRGQHFIVTNHGTTRIRQ; encoded by the coding sequence ATGGATGAGGAGTGTGTGCCGGCGTTGCCGGGTCTGGCGGATTGGCTGGGGTTGTGCCGTCCGCCGGTGGCGTTGCCTGTCGCTGACGGTGCGGACCTGGTCCGTGACGGGGTCATGGTCGTCCTCGCCGATGGTGAGGGGGATCCGGTGGCGGTGACCGCCGGGTACGGTCTGCCGGAGGATCCCGCGGATCATGTCGGCCAGTTGGCCGAGGTGGAGGCGTTGATCCGGTTCGGGGAGATCCGCAAACTCGCCTTGATTGCGGATCTGGTCGAGGCGGCCGGGCCGGTCGACCGGGAACAGGTGGTGGCGTTGGGTGGGGAGGGGACCCCGGTGGTGCCGGAGTTCCTGCATCTGGAGGTCGGTGGGGCGTTGGGATTGGCGCCGGACCGGGCCCGGTTGGTGATCTCCGACGCGTTGGATCTGAAGTGGCGTCATCCTCGGTTGTGGAATCAGATGGTCCACGGTCACATTCCGGTGTGGCGGGCGGTGCAGGTCGCTCGCCGGTGTCACCGGCTGCCGTCGCGAGTGACGATCTGGATCGATGATCGGATCGGTGAGGTGGTGCCTGGGCTGTCCTGGGCCCGGGCTCAACGCCTGCTGGAGGGGGAGATCGCCGCTGCTGACCCCGCCACGGCAGACCGGGAGGAACAGGCTCGTCATCGGCGTCGGCTGGGTGTCTATCCCCGTCCGGGGACGGGCGGGGCTTGTGACGTGTTCGGTGTGCTGGATGCCGCCGATGCGGTCCAGCTCGACCGGACTCTGGCGGTGATGGCGGCCCAGCTCGCTCGGGCTGGGGACGGTGATGATGTGGACACTCGCCGCGCCCGCGCCCTGGGGATCCTCGCCCGTGGCGGCCGTCCTGATCAGACGCCGGTGGTGCATCTGTATGTGCACACGACTCCGGACGCCGACCTGGCCCGGGTGGAGGGCCACGGCCCGCTCGGCCGGACCGCTCTCGCCGGGCTGCTCACCCACAGCAGAGTGCGGCTGACCCGGGTGATCGACCACGCCCACAGTGTTCCGGTGGATGCGTACGAGGTGCCCGAGCGGATGCGCGAACAGTTGACACTGGCTCAGCCGGTCGAGGTCGTCCCGTACGGCACGATTACCGCGCGTCGGGCCGATATGGACCACACCGTCCCGTGGGGGCGCGGCGGGCCTACCTCACCGGCGAACCTGGGCCCGCTCGGCCGGACCGCGCACCGGGCAAGAACCCACGGCGGGTACCGGCTGAGTCAGCCTCGACCCGGTGAGTGGCACTGGCACACGCCTCGTGGGCAACACTTCATCGTCACCAACCACGGCACCACCCGCATACGCCAATGA